TCGTTGATACCAACTCTGATCCGGACGGCGTTGATTTCGTTATCCCGGGTAACGACGATGCAATCCGTGCTGTAAGCCTGTACCTGACTGCCGTTGCCACTACCGTGCGCGAAGGCCGTTCTCAGGATCTGGCTGAGCAAGCTGAAGACGCGTCTTTAGAGAACGCCTGATAAGGTCTGCTCTTTCACAGAGCCCTTAGACATCAGATGTAATCTGTTAAGGGGGCCGCACAGGCCCCTTTATTCTATCCAAGTCTGTCACGCTTCCACTAAGGCGAGCGGGGCAGAGTAAATTTTCCGCAACAAGTTTCTGGCAGTGTGCAAGCACTGAGAAACGAATCGAGGATTCTGGAATGGCTGAAATTACCGCTGCACTGGTAAAAGAACTGCGCGAGCGTACTGCCGCTGGCATGATGGACTGCAAAAAAGCGCTGACTGAAGCGAATGGCGATATCGAGCTGGCCATCGAAAACATGCGTAAGTCTGGCGCAATCAAAGCAGCGAAAAAAGCGGGCAACGTTGCTGCTGACGGCGTGATCAAAACTAAGATCGTTGACGGTTTTGGTGTGATCCTGGAAGTTAACTGCCAGACCGACTTCGTCGCAAAAGATGCGGGTTTCCAGGCGTTTGCTGACAAAGTTATCGACGCTGCTGCCGCGGGTAAAGTGACCGACGTTGAAGTTCTGAAAGCTCAGTTCGAAGAAGAACGTGTGGCACTGGTTGCGAAAATCGGCGAGAACATCAACATCCGTCGCGTTGCTATCCTGGAAGGTACTGAGCTGGGTAACTACCTGCACGGCGCGCGTATCGGCGTTCTGGTTTCTACCAAAGGCGCTGACGAAGAGCTGATCAAGCAAGTTGCTATGCACATCGCTGCAAGCAAGCCTGAGTTCGTGAAACCGGAAGACGTGTCTGAAGACGTGGTAGCGAAAGAGTAC
The DNA window shown above is from Pantoea sp. At-9b and carries:
- the tsf gene encoding translation elongation factor Ts; translated protein: MAEITAALVKELRERTAAGMMDCKKALTEANGDIELAIENMRKSGAIKAAKKAGNVAADGVIKTKIVDGFGVILEVNCQTDFVAKDAGFQAFADKVIDAAAAGKVTDVEVLKAQFEEERVALVAKIGENINIRRVAILEGTELGNYLHGARIGVLVSTKGADEELIKQVAMHIAASKPEFVKPEDVSEDVVAKEYQVQLDIAMQSGKPKEIAEKMVEGRMKKFTGEVSLTGQAFVIDPSKTVGQALKEKGADVINFIRFEVGEGIEKVETDFAAEVAAMSKQS